Within Lolium rigidum isolate FL_2022 chromosome 5, APGP_CSIRO_Lrig_0.1, whole genome shotgun sequence, the genomic segment ttcactatctcttcgccgaactagtgcacctatacatctgacaagtgtattaggtgtgttggggacacaagagactacttgtatcttaattgcagggttgcttgagagggatatctttgacctctacctccctgagttcgataaaccttgggtgattcacttaagggaaacttgctgctgttctacaaacctctgctcttggaggcccaacactgtctacaggaatagaagcgtgcgtagacatcaccagcCACAACtagcaagaacacaagaacaccaagaacacagaACATAATAGTTCCAGTCCTTTTTCCACCAAGAAgaagaaactattgaaccaacagATGGAGTAGCACCAGCACATGCCACCTAGGAGGagcagtgacaagggattaacttgtcaatgcctacgggttataggctagggtttagttagaagtagagggcaagtagatNNNNNNNNNNNNNNNNNNNNNNNNNNNNNNNNNNNNNNNNNNNNNNNNNNNNNNNNNNNNNNNNNNNNNNNNNNNNNNNNNNNNNNNNNNNNNNNNNNNNTCTACACGAGAGCCTCTCCTCACACGGATATATTTTTGAATTCTGCTGCGAGCTTTATCAATCACCACAAATAGTTATATCGGTTATAAGTTTGCTTTAAAAATTAGGAGGCTCATCATCCCAATCTGACGAAACTTTATTAGAAAACAAGCTCTAGCTACCTCGTGAGGGGCTTCATTTGCTTCCCTCCAAGACTAACCGTAGAAGACTTCACCAATCACAAGCCTCCACCGTTTCCAAAGAATCTGTCCTCACAAGGATATCTACTCAGCTCAAGTATGCAAAATGGTGATATTCGCGATAGACCTACCCTAACTCTTAGGTCTCAACGCGATAGCGCTACTCCCCAAATCAACGGAGTTGCAAATTATTTCGCCACACTGTATATAAGAAACAAGAAGCGTGCAACAGCATCTGGAATTAAGGAGCGATGCATTCCCCCCGAAAAGAACCCAGTGACATTACTTCTTACGACCACCAAGAAAAAAAAGAAGCCGCCAGCAACCGCCCATCTGCTTTAACAATGGAGTCAACTGAATTCCGATACTAAAGAGGTTTGACATTAACGATTTGCTGCAGGCAGCTCGTGTTCCAATTTTGTACTCTAATAACCTCAAGGCAAGCAGGGAGAATTCAGAACAAATTAGGATAAACACGTACAGATACTACGGATCGTATCAGGAAGCAGCCAGTTATTCACACAGTAAGCACCCAGTATCCCCACCACGAAGTGGACACATGATTTACACAAAACCACACAGTGGTAGACAAGACGTCTTCATGAGATGTTGACTGGTCAGAACGTTTGACCCTTGACCCACATAGATTTTGACCAACCTTCCAAGTCTGCTCAGAACATTTTGACCCCTTAATCGTCAGAAGAGTGGCACGTCCAGTAGGTCAACCCACTGCAAAGACAATGCCACATCAGGACCAGATCAAGTCAAATGAAGGCGGGTAGCGAGAGAAAAGTTCGATGAATCATGCAGACATACCTTATCAACACAAAAACACACTGCAGAACGCCAGCGACACCAGTCCACACGGAAGGGCCCTtgtcagtcagggcatcttgcacCAGCAAGCCCACCGATGCAGCCAGGCAGACGAAAGAAACAACGTATGCAATAAAAAGCCAGAGCTTCGCCCTGCATATCAAGAAACCCCTGTTAGAATAACTCAATATAGTGTCTCAGGAGGAAATCCCTTCTCCCTTAGTAAATTCCATTTACTAGCACATTTTGGTACCCCCATCATTGGTCTATTATACTCTTATATGAAATAAACAAAGGAGAATATAAGTAGCAGCACAACCACATTGCACAATGCTAGCAACTGCAATGTTCTTTTGGTCAAAATTAGTTCATCAGTTAGAGCTTCTGAATCCCCAAAGGGTTTGAGATTGTGCACAACAAGAATGAATAAATGATCCAGGACATGAAAGACACGAAGTAGAATTTAGAGGAGGAATGGCACAACTATATTGCACAATGCTAGCAACTAGTACAATGTTCTTTTGCTCAAAAGTAGTTCATCAGTTAGAGCTTCTGAATCCCCTAAAGGGTTTTAGATTGTGCACAACATGAATGAATAAATGATCCAGGAAATGAAAACCCTTGTGTGTTTGCCTAGACCATCTTCATTTTAAGTTTCACATGGTTTCAACTGCAATATTTTCCTGCAGCTTGTTTCAAATATCTTGGAAGCAGCCAATTTTAGCTAACCCTCGCATTGAATTTCAGAATCATCGTTTTTGAATGAGGCCTACAGTTTTGTGCACAATGTGCGGCGATGGTTGAGCCAAATTAAACAGTTCTTTGAATCTTAATGTATACAAGCATTATGTGACAACCTTTCCATCATTTCAGCTTTTAACATCTTTACAGTTTACAGCTACAAAAACAACTTAATCAAGCATTCAAACTCTGAGGGTAAGACTGTCACTATATCTTCATACTAAGAAATCCTGACACTTCCTGTGATTCTAAAATATAAACTATGTAAGCAACTAACCAAAATAAATTGAATATATGATGCATGGGTCTAAATTTTCAGAAGATTGAGCTTCATGATAGTTCGCATGTAAACTGGAAGATCCAAATCTGACCGTAACATCCAATGTCGTTGTTTCAACATATAATAACATCACTTTTTATGCAAGTATTGATATCTTTTAGAAAAAAATAGGTGAAACTGCATTTTTATTATCTCACTCGGCAAGCAGAAAGTCGTATTCCCAGAGCATGCAGGAGAATATTCATTAAGATAGACAGAGTTGTACAGCGCCATAAGCACCTAAGAGGCCAGCAGATAACTGGCGAGCTAAATTCAGTAATTTGTTAGCCAAAAGTATACACTACCTCTGTCCTTGTTTAATCAGCGCGGGACTACAGCCTAGCTAGTGAGCTTGTATGCATCTAGGGCGTCAATTAAacacgaacggagggagtacataatagTTGTTTTCATCCAACAATAAGGCTCGTTTTAAACCCACTGTACTGGTACCAGGTATCAAAATTGGCAAATGGATTTCATGAAAAGAGGACCCTTCTGACAGAAACATCTATTCTATTCATATAATGAAACTATCAAAGAAAAACAGGGATATATGTAACTAACAAAGTGATACACAAATGATGGTTGAGGAGCAATGCTTATATGGAAACAATTGCAAACATTGGCACCGATTTTACCCTCATGAGAGATATTAACTGACTTAGCTGCTAAAACAATCAAAACAGAAGATTGATCTTGCTGACTTAAGGCTGCGAAAGAAGCATTGACCTAAATTTTGTGAACTAATTAGATATGAATCCTACTAACAGCCGTTAGTACGGTTGCTTCTCAGATGAGTCCTACTAACAGCTCTCTAACTTTGCAATCGTGTACGAAATTGCACATCGCTGATATGACGATATTTTCAGTCACGCAGATATTGTGTATATATTCAGGGCTTAACTTAATCATCTACAGTTTTTTCCTCTTGATATAAGAAGAGCCAAAGGTGCCTAACTAGGAAGATATCTGGGAACCGTGTCCGAAATTACACATCAGCTGtgtaaataaattttatatattcatgGGTCAGTTCAATCATCTAAATTTCAGAAACCTATTCCTTGGTGAACATGCAGTAACCTAAATCCACAGATCAATTCGACCAATCAGTGCCAAATCGAGCAAAAAAACTGACCTCCACTCGTTATCATCCCCGCCGCCATAGGCCGAGTAGTAGTCGCCCCCGAGGTCCTCCTTGCTGACGCAATTGAACATGAGCGCGGACACCGACGCGAAGATCCCTGCGAATCCACCCCACGCAAAAATCAACCCGTCAATTCCCGGCCTCGAAGCCGCGGGCAGGTCTACCCAAAGCCTAATCGAAGAGGAAGGGGGATCTCGTCTCACCGGGCAGGTAGTGGATGAAGGAGACCTTGACGGCGCTGCAGACGACGGCGTCCACCCAGAACCACCAGCCGGCGCCGAACAGCGCGCCCGCCACGCCCGGCCCGATGATCGCCCACAGCATCGCCAGGTTCTCCATGGCCGCCGCAGAGCAAACCCTCCTCCTCTACCAACTCCGCCGCGGAATCTCCTCGGTTCGTTGCTTCCTTCCTTCTCGCTTTTCTTTTCTGCcgatttgcttttctttttccgcAGTGGATCGGATATGATCGTGGGCTTGGTTACGAATCGGTCACCGCA encodes:
- the LOC124655137 gene encoding transmembrane protein 50 homolog, which translates into the protein MENLAMLWAIIGPGVAGALFGAGWWFWVDAVVCSAVKVSFIHYLPGIFASVSALMFNCVSKEDLGGDYYSAYGGGDDNEWRSVFLLDLALIGRIDLWI